A segment of the Lycium ferocissimum isolate CSIRO_LF1 chromosome 5, AGI_CSIRO_Lferr_CH_V1, whole genome shotgun sequence genome:
AAGAAAGGTAAGTGGAAATCAGTTTCAAGGGCAATGATGGAAAGAGGATTTTATGTGTCACCACAACAATGTGAAGATaaatttaatgacttgaataaGAGGTATAAGAGGGTTAATGATATTCTTGGTAAAGGTACTGCTTGTAGAGTTGTGGAGAATCAAAGTTTGCTTGAAACAATGGATCATTTGtcaccaaaaatgaaagaagaagtgaagaagttgttgAATTCTAAGCACTTGTTTTTTAGAGAAATGTGTGCTTATCATAATAGTTGTGGTCATACTAGTAATAATGGTAGTGCTAGTGGGAGTACACTAATTGTTGAGGCTCATCAAAACCAAGTAGAGCAACAAAGGTGTTTGCATTCATCAGAAAATGCAAATGCAAAAATTGAGGCTAGTTTTgcaaaagggccaaaaatgcaAAAAGTGGCTAGTGGGgaaaatgatgatgaggatgatgatgaggaCGATGACGAAGATGAGGAGGACGACGATGATGAGGTGTCGGGTCACCCCCAACACCACCATGGCCACGACGACGATGATGACGTGGATGAAAGATCAAGAAAGAGGCAAAAAATTGGATCTTTATTATCACCAATGGTACAACAATTGAGTACAGAATTGGCTAATGTGAGTCCACTTGAGAAGAGGCAATGGCTAAAAACTAAAATGATGCAATTGGAAGAACAACATGTTGGCTATTTGTGTCAATCTTTTGAGCTACAAAAACAAAGATTGAAATGGGAGAAATTTACaagcaaaaaagaaagggaaatggAAAGGGAAAAGCTTATAAATGAGAGGAAAAAATTGGAGAATGAAAGAATGGTGCTTTTGTTGAAGCAAAAAGAGCTTgagcttcttgattttcatccaAATGTTAACAATAGAAATAGTGATCCTTCTTCTGTTACTGGATGAAAAGTTGTTGATCAGATACAATATGtaaataatatattatatgCTTTTGCCTAGTGTTTACCAAATTTGAATCTTGAATCAAGTCTTTTTTAGCTCTTCAATTTGTCTGTTCTGCTTTTAGTTTTTATCTTATATGAATCACATCTTTTGTACTTGTGCATTTATTatcatttgttttgttttcttctgcTTTTTCTTTCTCTGGAGAGACAGGTGTCTTGATTCTTGAATTGTCTGTATAGAACTATATCATCGTGTGTATCACCAATGACACCAAAATAAGAATGATAATTGGAGAGAATATGAGCAACTAACTAAGATGTGTAAAGATTGAATTTTCAATACTGACATGAAGCAAAACTTAGTGAtgacaaaataaattttaaaaaaggagGACACACGCCCAGTGGGACTCGAACCCACAATCGCTTGATTAGAAGTCAAGCGCCTTATCCATTAGGCCATGGGCGCTTCTTGTGCTATAGCCGACTTCTTATTTTATATATCGGAAAATTCCTACGAAAAATCGTCGAAGGCTTAGTGACCCGTATATTTATTAGCTCAATTCATTTTGATCCATTCAATATATTCTATCTAAAAATTGGGCTAATTTAGGCTAGATATCTCGTTCTAATTAACTCGTCagagagtttatcaaaatatttatatgttaCATATAGTCATAACTCATACTAGTAAAGAAGTTGTTTTATTTCGTGATTAAAACAAAttataacaaaagaaataatcaaattaaaacttGGTAAAATTGGATGGGTTAAGTTGTGATCCATCATTTAATAGATTTTGAACCATTCAAATTCGATCTAAC
Coding sequences within it:
- the LOC132057391 gene encoding uncharacterized protein LOC132057391 — encoded protein: MDSGSIYSNMSPSMLGLEMSLHHQIPQQQNPHHHMQPHAPPPPHPQPSPHPIVYQETAKNSFPFGNKAKNQSLNFSDDDEPNNSADDGKRSNSNSNSKSCPWQRMKWTDNMVRLLIMVVYYIGDEVGSEGNNTNNDPSGKKKSGGGVLQKKGKWKSVSRAMMERGFYVSPQQCEDKFNDLNKRYKRVNDILGKGTACRVVENQSLLETMDHLSPKMKEEVKKLLNSKHLFFREMCAYHNSCGHTSNNGSASGSTLIVEAHQNQVEQQRCLHSSENANAKIEASFAKGPKMQKVASGENDDEDDDEDDDEDEEDDDDEVSGHPQHHHGHDDDDDVDERSRKRQKIGSLLSPMVQQLSTELANVSPLEKRQWLKTKMMQLEEQHVGYLCQSFELQKQRLKWEKFTSKKEREMEREKLINERKKLENERMVLLLKQKELELLDFHPNVNNRNSDPSSVTG